The stretch of DNA ATATGGTTTCCTCTTGAGGCTTCCGAGAGTAGTTTGTTCTGAGTAGGCAAGTTTTGATTGAAGCCAAAGGCTTGTTGGATTCTATTTTGAAACTGATGTTTGTTTCAGTGTGCACTTAGTCTGTCGCAGCCCGCAGTGTACCATGGATAACTACGCCTTTATGCTGGAGAAGAACTGAAAACCacatgtgtgtgtgtgtgtgtgtgtgtggaggagGCCGGGGAGACTCGACGGGTGgttgagaggggtggggtcCAATTCTCCACTCCGCCGCATCCATTAGCCCCGATGTGAGGGCAAACTGTTCTAGGGCGGGCTGCAATGGTTTAACATTTACGTTGCATACACGTCGCATCGCTCCCTTGCCTGTTGGCTATTAAAACAATATGAAAAACGGCCTCCAAAAGCAAGACATCAGCCCCTGTTTGGTACAGGGGTGTGGGTGTGGCCAGGGGCTATAATCctgaccctgtttaggacaaaggAAAACCGATCGCGAAAAACATGTAAATAAGACCACATTATAAGATTATATTTGAATGTAAAAGCAATATAAGATATAAGTGATAAAATCGGCTGAGGACAGACAGGTTTGAAATATATATCCCTTATTTAGGATAAATAGCTATAAATATTGTGTGCGTACCACAATCCTGTTTCGgtgaagaaaaaataaacatttctgGGTATCTTTTATCAATCAAAATGCACACGGGCACGCTTGCTACACAGGCTTTTCTATCGACATAAACCAGGCTAGGAAAAAGTTGAATTTAGTGAACGACCGCAGTCAATTATAATATGACGTCAGAATCAAGAGCTTTGCGCTTCCCAAAAtgtgtttgtttactttttgcagATGTGTGAAAATAAAAGTAAAGATTGCTTGCGGCCATTGAATATCGGTGAATTGATTCGGCAAAATGATTATTATAACACTTATGGAAATTCAAAATACTCTTCTAAGTTTCATAGGTTTAATATTTTCCACAAATATAGGTATGTTATAATTGATAGTTATTCTTGAAACTTAGAGAACTGTCAACATAGAGaactgtgaaaaaaaaaatgacgatTCTAACATGTTTTCTTGTATTAACATTTCGGGCCTGTTGATATAAAATTGCTTGTGTAAATAATGATTTTTAGGAACTTCTCCCTTCACATCAGCCCGGTTTTTAACTGCGAACGTCAAAACGAAAAATCTTTTACTACGGGGCCCAGTCAAGGCGTTGCGCTCGATCAACACATCGAGCCCAACATTCGACAGGCATCGAGTGAAAGGATGTATCTTACCATAAATTCGTATCGTTATTACTTAAAACAGGTAATCGTCTAGATCTGTACTTTGGGAATAGCGTTAATGGTATATTCTTACCTTGATGAGCGCTTTACACCATGTCTTCTAAACCCGTTCCGCTAGATTTGGTCATACCATTCAAAGGCTATTCTTTCAGCACTAGGATATTTTTATCTCTGGTTACTAGAAGAGGTTTTTATTTGTAATTATAAATGACCCGGTTTGTTATCATAGCCGTGGAAGGGCACGTTCAGCCGGTTAGGGCTCACGTACGCTCTGCCATCTGGAAAACTGATTCGCTCCCTAAGGCGTTTTGCAGAGTCGAACTTAGGGGAAACCTTCTATCATAAAAGCAAAATGGGGCAGTGGGGGTAATTAAACAAAGGCAGCCAATTTTTAAGatgttttttaaagattttaatatCAATAATAAAGAAGACGTATAACATAAAACCGTAAACACATATCCAGAATTTTTTCAGAGGTTAGGAGGCTTCAAGATGTTATTCATAAGTCACCCTACATATTTTCTTTGTAGCTATGGAAATAGGAAAAGGTGCTCTCATGGCAGATAGCATAAGCATGTTGCTGTGATCCCTTTTGTTCTTGTCAAATCTTACTCTATAAAACATAATATTTGTAGTTATTTAAAATCATTAAATCTTGAAGCAATGTTAGTAGTCATTTTACTCTTTTAACTTACAACCACTTCCTCAATGGAAAAAACATTTCTATAATCCATGCTCCATGGGTACCTTACAGGGGTCAAATTGTGAAATCACCTCCACTGTCAACAAACTATGAGGATACATTTATGGGCTACCTGGGGTATACACAAACATCACTACTGTGGAAACCCTAGAGGGGGTCGAATCTACTGGTATCATCTCTAGCAAAGCTCCCCTTTACATTCTTTTCGCTATCAAGAAGCCTAGTTGCCTTTATAGGCTACCTGTGGTAATATCACACAGAAAGCCCACAAGAAtagctctttttttttagtatcaCTGATTCTTGAAAATTGTATTGAATGTGGTATAGATGTGATGGGAGATTACGACAGAAGCTCTAGGTAGGTGACAGGGACTTTTCCTCGTTGGCTCCCACGTTCGCCAACCATCCAGTCATTGTCCATTCCGGGCACGTTGTACACTGTTATTACCTGATGGAAGATAGCATCAGACATGGTGAGCATTTAGAGACTGGTTTAACCACTTGCTTGGTGAGTAGATTTATAGCTGTATATCAAGTTTATAGCATACTTTAAAGCTGAAAATTTTTTAATAGCtaattgtcatcatcatcgtcatcgtcatcgtcatcatcattagtattattattatcattattatgcCAATCATCAAATGACAGTTCTAGTATTTAGAGATACTATGGACCTTGGTATATTTCTACTGAACGCTAGAAAATATGTGATTGGTTTACttattatctttattcttaaaaataattaaccCTTATAGGTAGTAGTTTGGTCTAAGTGTTAGGGCCAGCGTAATGAATAGCCTGTGCAGCTGGTGGTTTTGTTGGGTTTCAGAGCAGTTTTTATCCGTGAATATGTGAAATCGTTTGTAGTTTGTGCTAGCTTTTTGTATGGCCGCGTGAGAGAGCTGGGGCAAGTGTTATGGCATCCTGACCTTTTTCCAGGTAACCATTACACTTGCCCCAGCTCTCTCGCACAGCCTTAAAAAGCTAGGAAAACAAACTACAGTAAATGTTGGAAAATTCGCGGGTCTTGGGGTCCGAGGGTTAAATCCGCGATTTAAATCGTCAGCGGTTTTTTGTAGTATTTTGTATATTAGTAGTATTTGGGGGGGTCAAAAAAACCTTGGGGTCCAAGACCTGACAGCAAATTTTCAGTGTACGCGAATTTTCCGGAATTTTCTgataataaaaacagaaacaaaaccgCCATCCATGCAGGCTACATCAACAGGGTTAAACAGTAAACACCCAATACATGTGATCTTACCTCATCAGAGAGAAGTGACAGTTCGCTGGAGTCTGTAGCATCATAGTCATACAGGACCTTGGCCTTTTTTGTCACTGACGGTCTAGGGTAAGCATTGACGTCCAACACACCCCTGACATCAGCAGCCGAGGGTGCAGTTGGTGGTACTAGGGGTACAGAGTccgtggggggaggggtgcctAGCTGGCGTTGTAGGTCCTGCATGTATTGGAAGCACTGTGCGTAGTACTGGGCCTGGGCCTCAATAAAGCTCTGTAGGGCCCGGTGGTGGTTGGCCTGTCATCACAAAAACTATCTATCATATAACATGGATGTGCCTAAGGCAAGTTGTTACTGTGAGAGTGCACATTGTAGTAGGGGAGCAAAAATGtaatgaaaaaatattaaaaggtATGAAATGTTGGAGAATATTCAGAATGAACAAAAGTGAAGATTTTGAAGCCATAAAACCTTACAAATAAGTTGTTTGTACAAGCACATACCATAACAGTATTTCAAGCATCCCTTGAATTTATTGTGAAAGGGGTTTTGACTTACATGTGATGTGGCAATACCATCCAGTAGCAGTTTCGTGACCTCGTACTGTCTGTCAAACTCTGCTTGGGCGACCCGCAGCTCACTCTCAGCCTGGAGATGACACATATTTAAAAGTAGGCAGTGTTTGGTTTCCACTTAGGATTCCActtatgatgttttttttaaaaatagattACTGATGACAGAAAGTGCCTCACGATCTCCTAGGCCACAGTATTGTAGCGCCCCATGAAACAAAGGCACTTAACAATGTTCGAAGTAGTTTACTTACAAGCACGTAAGCACATGCAGCGGGGTTAAGTGTGTGGCCATGCAAGGCTTCACTTTTATCTTGCAACGTGTGGGCGAATCAAAAACAGATGTGGAAATGCATGTGCAAGTGGCAGTTTTCAAAATTCTGTGATATTGAAATGTCCACTACATCAAaaactgaatttttttttttacaaaattacttacatactaaaaataaaattgtactACATTATAATTTGCAGACAAATTTGTAAGGGAAAAGAGACATTTTCTTGGAAATATTATTTTGCAAACGTGACTTGTTCTCTCATACATATTTTTAGGAGAGCTTGGTGAACTAACCGCTTAGGAAGTGTTAATTAATTACCCTGAATAGGAGAGGGAGTTCCAAAATAAAAGGGCCCTCTAAGGATCAGGGAGAGGGGGTTCCAAATGATTGTTTTAACACTAGAGGGGGGATTCAAAATCTTCCCTTCCCACTTACGAACACTCCCTCAGTTGAGGATGGATGTCCGCATAAAAGATAGCTGCTATCACAACATAATCAATGAGACAAGAAGAGGACAAAGCTTATGAGTACAAGAGGAAACAAGAAAATAGTTCAAATAAGCACAGAGTTACAGCTATCCATGttaaagtagaaaaaaaaaaactaatcaGGTCCATGGGAAATTTAACTCAGTCCAGGTCAACGTATATACAACAAGAATATTATTCTACTCTAAAATGTTTGTTAAAGCTTTGTACAGTACATGCAGAAGGGCAAAGTTTGAGGCCATGGGAAATTTAACTCAGTCCAGGTCAACGTATATACAACAAGAATATTATTCTACTCTAAAATGTTTGTTAAAGCTTTGTACAGTACATGCAGAAGGGCAAAGTTTGAGGCCAACTTACCCGGTCATGCTCAGTAACAAGGTACAAACTACAAGAACCATTATTCTTTGCTGAGTACATCTATGGTTAGGAATTAGAGGAAGTTTGagaaagaaataagaaataagTTATACGAGAAAGAACTGTTACTACAAGATAAGAAGTCCACAAATACAGAAAGGCATTTAATTTTTAAAGGTAAAAGAACTATCACCCATACCCAGGTATTTATTACCTTTGTATTCTTTACAGCCAAAATGTTTGGTGAAATATAGTAATCATGAATTTTtactttcattttttattatcacAGTAAAATCTGAATTTGTACCTGCTGGATCCTCTCTGGGGTCTGTGCCTTTCTCACTTTGGCTTTGCATGAATCCAGATCCAATCGCTTTGCTAACAGGGTCCTTCTCTCTGTCTGCAAAAAGATCCAGTATATATAGGGGCGGCATCATAAGACCCCCTGGATCATCCGCGGGACCCCCGTATCTTACACTTGAAACCTCTGGACCATCCACTGAGCCCCTGGATTGTTCACTGGACCCCCTGGACCCTCTACTTGACCCCCCTGGACCCTCTACTTGACCCCCTGGATCCTCTACTTGACCCCCTGGATCCTCTACTTGACCCCCCTGGATCCTCTACTTGACCCCCCTGGATCCTCTACTTGACCCCCTGGATCCTCTACTTGACCCCCCTGGATCCTCTACTTGACCCCCCTGGATCCTCTACTTGACCCCCCTGGATCTTCTACTTGACCCTCCTGGATCTTCCACTTGACCCCCCTGGATCTTCTACTTTACCCCCCGGATCCTCTACTTGACCCTCCTGAATCCTCTACTTGACCCCCCTGGATCCTCTACTTGACCCCCCTGGATCCTCTACTTGACCCTCCTGGATCCTCTACTTGACCCTCCTGGATCCTCTACTTGACCCCCCCTGGACCCTCTACTTCACCCCCCCTGGATCCTTTACTTCACCCCCTGGATCCTCTACTTGACCCCCCTGGATTCTCTACTTGACCCCCCTGGATCCTCTACTTGACCCTCCTGGATCCTCTACTTGACCCTCCTGGATCCTCTACTTGACCCCCATAGACCCTCTACTTCACCCCCCCTGGATCCTCTACTTCACCCCCTGGATCCTCTACTTCACCCCCCTGGATCCTCTACTTCACACCCCTGGATCTTCCACTTGACCCCCTGGATCCTCTACTTGACCCCCCTGGATCCTCTACTTCACCCCCCTGGATTCTCTACTTGACCCCCCTGGATCCTCTACTTGACCCTCCTGGATCCTCTACTTGACCCTCCTGGATCCTCTACTTGACCCCCATAGACCCTCTACTTCACCCCCCCTTGATCCTCTACTTCACCCCCTGGATCCTCTACTTCACCCCCCTGGATCCTCTACTTCATCCCCCTGGATCTTCCACTTGACCCCCTGGATCCTCTACTTGACCCCCCTGGATCCTCTACTTGACCCCCCTGGATCTTCTACTTGACCCCCCTGGATCCTCTACTTGACCCCCCTGGATCCTCTACTTCACCCCCCTGGATCCTCTACTTCACCCCCCTGGATCCTCTACTTGACCCCCTGGATCCTCTACTTCACCCCCCTGGATCTTCCACTTGACGTATCACGATCCATTGGATCTATTGCTCTATACAGATTCTGGGAGATGTAAAAGGAGTGAGAGATGCACTAGCATTCTTCTTACAGATATGGTCTTCATGTCACCCTCCAGGAAGGACTTCAAGGGGTGGAGATAGTGCGATACAGACTTTGTCATGAAGTCTCTCTCCGCAGATGCAAGCTTCTTCTCTGTTGCACCACACTTTACAAGGGTGCTACCTGTAATGAACAACAAgattaaagccacattgtcacccagtttacttccggttgattatttaacaatctccaaagatttttaacagaaaacaagATAATTATTTCAAGATGTTTTAAATAAGGATTTTACAAGACCCTTACACAACCAATAGAAAAGAATAGAGCCGACAAACTCCTGTGTTATTGCCTAACGCTGTCAAGGGTAAAGATAAATGAATAATATTTTGTCACAGAAGTGAATAACATATATAATGTTTGGATCTATTGGAAAAATGTGAAATTAATACCCCAGCCTTCTCAAAATCAGCTGGCTGGCAGTTCAACGAGCTGCCTCCTTTAGATGTTCGACTGTCTCGATCCAGACAGAAAGTACACTATGttacttttgttttgttagtggGCGTCTTTGTCAACCAAACAGCCTCAAAACTTACAATACCCTGCTcctaaaaatctttttgagaaggctgatacCCCCACTGCTCAAGTGGGAATTTTACATCATGATCATAGTAAAATCGGGTTAATTCTGACAAAATTCAAGAAAAAAGTATTGGTTTCTTAAAATGTGAAAGGGAGTCCCTGAATTTAGAGGTGGCCACTGTGAATGAACTTCCATACCATAACTAGTGCCAGGCCCAAGCTCGTTACCAGCATCTTCCATGATCTTGCCGAGTGTTTCAAGGTGAGTGAGGCGCTCAGGCTTTTTTTCTCCAAGCTTGGAATAGAAGTATTCTTCAGCCCTAATGCCTAGAAGACAAAGAAAAGGAGCCTAAATTGTCTAATTACCCATTGATACGTAGCAcaccaaacaagaaaaaatgtattgaAGCAAAGTTTATCCCTCCCCACAGCTCAAGAACATGTTATATCTGGCACAacacaataaataataattaagatAATATCAATGATAAcagtaataacaaaataataaaaacatcatAATAATTTCATTACATTTGAACTCCAAAAGTGAAAAGAGCAAACATTTATGCATAATTATCCGTTGTATGTGCCTCCAGTCAAAACCACTATAAAAATTACACACAAGCATCTTTTTTAGAATTAGACATTGATTCATAATCAaaagaatatgaaaaaaagaatCTGGCTCTTACAATAGAGAAGAGGAAATAAACAATTGAATCCCTTCAAGATTTATCCACTTAAGCAGTTTCGACCCTACATACATTTATTGGCTATataccattttttttaattaatggACCTTATCACAACATCTAATATTGCACTTAAAAAATCACAACCTCAAAGAGAATGCCATACTTGATTAAAAGCTTATCTTTTTTAATAAGAGTTTGCTCTTAGCAAGTCTGTGTATGCTAATGAA from Nematostella vectensis chromosome 8, jaNemVect1.1, whole genome shotgun sequence encodes:
- the LOC5509762 gene encoding endophilin-B1; this translates as MSLSRSQFPSFKMAEFSDSMKKFGSTTATFFSRAKQYTEEQLGKAEATEFDARFESLLERADRTKQWTERLLKQTEALLQPNPGIRAEEYFYSKLGEKKPERLTHLETLGKIMEDAGNELGPGTSYGSTLVKCGATEKKLASAERDFMTKSVSHYLHPLKSFLEGDMKTISTERRTLLAKRLDLDSCKAKVRKAQTPERIQQAESELRVAQAEFDRQYEVTKLLLDGIATSHANHHRALQSFIEAQAQYYAQCFQYMQDLQRQLGTPPPTDSVPLVPPTAPSAADVRGVLDVNAYPRPSVTKKAKVLYDYDATDSSELSLLSDEVITVYNVPGMDNDWMVGERGSQRGKVPVTYLELLS